In Papaver somniferum cultivar HN1 chromosome 1, ASM357369v1, whole genome shotgun sequence, a genomic segment contains:
- the LOC113334422 gene encoding uncharacterized protein LOC113334422 isoform X2, which translates to MEYHWNPSLISSDQDEMFEEPDVENSIHFGAPAHAWRYYGATDWYQERTKISQSVVNCEFSVCCSRGQSCQALVRWCLQKIKNRATTSFTCLIRSWRTKPCIGITYFQTVDAGVWIFILLALQIFYREYV; encoded by the exons ATGGAATACCATTGGAATCCATCTCTGATATCAAGTGATCAAGATGAGATGTTCGAGGAACCTGATGTTGAGAATTCTATAC ATTTTGGTGCACCAGCTCATGCATGGCGATATTATGGTGCAACCGATTGGTATCAAGAGAGGACTAAAATATCTCAGAGTGTAGTCAATTGTGAGTTTAGCGTATGTTGTTCCAGAG GTCAGAGCTGTCAAGCATTGGTTCGCTGGTGCCTCCAGAAGATAAAGAACAGGGCTACAACCAGCTTTACATGTCTGATACGGAGTTGGCGCACGAAGCCTTGCATAGGAATAACATATTTTCAAACGG TGGATGCAGGAGTTTGGATTTTCATATTATTGGCACTACAAATTTTCTACAGAGAATATGTGTAA
- the LOC113334422 gene encoding uncharacterized protein LOC113334422 isoform X1: MEYHWNPSLISSDQDEMFEEPDVENSIHFGAPAHAWRYYGATDWYQERTKISQSVVNCEFSVCCSRELSSIGSLVPPEDKEQGYNQLYMSDTELAHEALHRNNIFSNGGCRSLDFHIIGTTNFLQRICVTIGVYVLMAAATGAGILIRSKRSDCYRF, encoded by the exons ATGGAATACCATTGGAATCCATCTCTGATATCAAGTGATCAAGATGAGATGTTCGAGGAACCTGATGTTGAGAATTCTATAC ATTTTGGTGCACCAGCTCATGCATGGCGATATTATGGTGCAACCGATTGGTATCAAGAGAGGACTAAAATATCTCAGAGTGTAGTCAATTGTGAGTTTAGCGTATGTTGTTCCAGAG AGCTGTCAAGCATTGGTTCGCTGGTGCCTCCAGAAGATAAAGAACAGGGCTACAACCAGCTTTACATGTCTGATACGGAGTTGGCGCACGAAGCCTTGCATAGGAATAACATATTTTCAAACGG TGGATGCAGGAGTTTGGATTTTCATATTATTGGCACTACAAATTTTCTACAGAGAATATGTGTAACAATTGGGGTGTATGTGCTAATGGCTGCGGCAACGGGAGCTGGTATACTGATTAGGTCCAAGAGAAGTGATTGCTACAGGTTCTAA